A single genomic interval of Tsukamurella paurometabola harbors:
- a CDS encoding gallidermin/nisin family lantibiotic: MSDFDLDARAVRTAGSVQPQITSKSLCTPGCPTGALGCFTQNCDPTNGCTITK, from the coding sequence ATGTCTGACTTCGATCTCGACGCCCGCGCCGTCCGCACCGCTGGCTCGGTCCAGCCGCAGATCACCAGCAAGTCCCTCTGCACCCCCGGCTGCCCCACCGGCGCGCTGGGCTGCTTCACCCAGAACTGCGACCCGACGAACGGCTGCACCATCACCAAGTAG
- a CDS encoding ATP-binding cassette domain-containing protein — MRSSAPSLILDSVSKTFGHGTGVLDVSMVVRPGHVYGLLGPNGAGKSTTLSMITGLLTPTAGTMTLFGEAWTRTALRRVGASINGPAFYPHLSGRQNVRVHADLLGLGSPHVDDVLHRVGIADAADRRAGGYSTGMKSRLATAIALLGDPDLLILDEPQNGLDPAGIRFMRELMRSYAASGRAVLFSSHLLGEVAETADDIGCIVSGRTRFEGRLADFAPDGDIERAYFAMSSAPAVER, encoded by the coding sequence ATGCGATCCTCTGCGCCCAGCCTGATCCTGGATTCCGTCAGCAAGACGTTCGGCCACGGCACCGGAGTCCTGGACGTGTCGATGGTCGTGCGCCCGGGCCACGTGTACGGGTTGCTGGGCCCGAACGGTGCGGGCAAGTCGACGACGTTGTCGATGATCACCGGACTACTCACTCCCACTGCGGGAACGATGACTCTGTTCGGCGAGGCATGGACACGCACCGCGCTGCGCAGAGTCGGGGCGTCGATCAACGGGCCCGCCTTCTACCCGCACCTCTCGGGCCGGCAGAACGTCCGTGTCCACGCCGATCTCCTCGGACTGGGATCGCCCCACGTCGATGACGTACTGCACCGGGTGGGCATCGCGGACGCGGCGGATCGTCGCGCGGGCGGCTACTCGACCGGGATGAAGAGCAGGCTCGCCACTGCGATCGCGCTCCTCGGCGATCCCGACCTGCTGATCCTCGACGAGCCGCAGAACGGTCTCGACCCCGCCGGGATCCGCTTCATGCGCGAGCTGATGCGGTCGTACGCGGCGAGCGGACGGGCGGTGCTGTTCAGCAGTCACCTGCTCGGCGAGGTTGCGGAGACGGCGGACGACATCGGGTGCATCGTCTCGGGGCGAACACGGTTCGAGGGGCGTCTCGCGGATTTCGCGCCCGATGGCGACATCGAACGCGCGTACTTCGCGATGTCGAGCGCGCCGGCGGTCGAGCGATGA
- a CDS encoding response regulator — protein sequence MTEDPIRVVIADDQQVIRDSFREYLDALPDIEVAAVAENGAELVRLVTEITDIDVVVVDVRMPVLSGLEAVRSLSDSHSRPAVIVVTTFNVESYVEMAISYGAKGFLLKDCAPEELADAVREVHSGGVVLAESATAHVFSAIRPRTGTGPASTRLSKREREVLTLIGAGLTNGEIAEHLFVAESTVKTHVRALLVKLQCRDRVALVRVAVRGDQ from the coding sequence ATGACCGAGGACCCCATCCGCGTCGTCATCGCCGACGACCAACAGGTGATCCGGGATTCGTTCCGCGAATACCTCGACGCGCTGCCCGACATCGAGGTGGCCGCGGTCGCCGAGAACGGTGCCGAGCTGGTGCGACTCGTCACTGAGATCACGGACATCGATGTGGTGGTCGTCGATGTTCGGATGCCGGTGCTGTCCGGCCTGGAGGCCGTGCGATCGCTGTCCGACTCGCACTCCCGTCCCGCCGTCATCGTCGTCACCACGTTCAACGTGGAGTCCTACGTCGAGATGGCCATCAGCTACGGCGCCAAGGGTTTCCTGCTCAAGGACTGTGCGCCGGAGGAACTGGCCGACGCGGTGCGCGAGGTCCACTCCGGGGGAGTCGTCCTCGCGGAGTCCGCGACCGCGCACGTGTTCTCGGCCATCCGGCCGAGGACGGGCACCGGCCCGGCGAGCACTCGGCTCTCCAAACGCGAGCGCGAAGTCCTCACCCTCATCGGAGCCGGACTCACCAACGGAGAGATCGCGGAGCACTTGTTCGTCGCGGAATCGACTGTGAAGACGCATGTTCGCGCGCTCCTGGTGAAGCTCCAGTGCCGGGATCGGGTCGCCCTGGTGCGGGTGGCCGTCCGAGGGGATCAGTGA
- a CDS encoding sensor histidine kinase, whose product MTRTDLIYFVALLPWVPIAWYIVLARGSPRDGVIAAVCYTVATAAVPFRRRAVAVSAAVTFAAFAVMVATRSTTSLGVFPLLICAPLSIVAVVQWHPRRWPGIAATAVAAVGSIWSPAVVPATQKQWVYALHIAVLALCYSWASRRRLERENTRREREDAVRRAHDAERERIAEELHDGLGHALTAIRAKSATAAAGTADPQRMSEALQVIARLSADSLVDLRRTLGLLSRNDGGDTDGTSVTLHHFLADLQRLNAGLTVTPDPATIDRIDSALASPARAVVRQVVEEAVINVIRHNGAGCPVTVRLDLIRRPGHAEMVSIDIVNPVRQSAGPSDTRGSGRGLTMLRQRVADVGGVAAVDAGRERFTVKAIIPLAEAVRHR is encoded by the coding sequence GTGACACGCACCGATCTGATCTACTTCGTCGCTCTGCTGCCGTGGGTACCTATCGCGTGGTACATCGTTCTCGCCCGCGGCAGCCCGCGGGACGGCGTCATCGCTGCAGTCTGCTACACCGTCGCCACTGCCGCGGTGCCGTTCCGGCGCCGCGCAGTCGCCGTCTCCGCGGCGGTGACCTTCGCCGCCTTCGCTGTCATGGTGGCGACCCGATCGACCACCAGCCTGGGGGTGTTCCCCCTGTTGATCTGCGCACCCCTCTCCATCGTCGCCGTCGTTCAATGGCACCCGCGTCGATGGCCCGGCATCGCGGCGACGGCCGTCGCTGCCGTTGGCTCCATCTGGAGTCCGGCGGTCGTCCCCGCCACACAGAAACAATGGGTGTACGCACTGCACATCGCGGTGCTGGCACTGTGCTACTCGTGGGCGAGCCGACGGCGGCTCGAACGCGAGAACACCCGTCGGGAACGCGAGGACGCGGTTCGAAGGGCCCACGACGCCGAGCGGGAGCGGATCGCGGAGGAACTGCACGACGGGCTCGGCCACGCATTGACGGCGATCCGAGCGAAGTCCGCGACCGCCGCCGCGGGCACCGCGGACCCGCAACGGATGAGCGAGGCGCTGCAGGTGATCGCCCGACTGTCCGCCGATTCCCTGGTGGACCTGCGCCGCACGTTGGGACTGCTGTCCCGGAACGACGGCGGCGATACGGACGGAACATCGGTGACGCTCCACCACTTCCTCGCTGATTTGCAGCGGTTGAACGCCGGCCTTACGGTGACCCCGGATCCGGCGACGATCGACCGGATCGACAGCGCACTCGCATCGCCGGCACGGGCGGTGGTGCGCCAGGTCGTCGAGGAGGCAGTGATCAACGTGATCCGACACAACGGCGCCGGATGCCCGGTGACGGTGCGATTGGATCTGATCCGCCGACCGGGGCACGCGGAGATGGTAAGCATCGACATCGTCAATCCCGTGCGACAGTCCGCCGGCCCGAGCGATACCCGAGGCTCGGGTCGCGGACTGACGATGCTGCGGCAGCGCGTCGCCGACGTCGGGGGCGTGGCAGCGGTGGACGCGGGGCGCGAGAGGTTCACCGTCAAGGCGATCATCCCCCTGGCTGAGGCGGTGAGGCACCGATGA
- a CDS encoding ABC transporter permease codes for MTTVLWQYGCYLRREWEEQRTYKTAVALGLVSTIVALAQFAFLGMYLKTGGELPGMERYGGSIIAYLISGTAFTGFVAVALHGFTQSIQAEQSAGTLEAVATSPAGLVRVMLFSASTALLGTTLGSAVMLALFSLVLDFPVDLDLASLLYAVAITMICLGGFGMAGCGVILVTKKGDPITWIIVTAMTLFSGVLYPISILPTSLQYVSHALPTTTSLELVRRSLLAQEGLTATVVASWPVLLWAAISVPVGFGVLRWGLRATRERGSLAQF; via the coding sequence ATGACAACCGTTCTCTGGCAGTACGGCTGCTACCTCCGACGAGAGTGGGAGGAGCAGCGGACGTACAAGACCGCTGTAGCACTCGGACTGGTATCGACCATCGTCGCACTCGCTCAGTTCGCTTTCCTTGGAATGTATTTGAAGACCGGTGGCGAACTACCCGGGATGGAACGCTACGGCGGCAGCATCATCGCCTACCTCATCTCCGGTACAGCGTTCACGGGATTCGTCGCAGTGGCGCTCCACGGATTCACGCAATCCATTCAGGCGGAACAGTCCGCCGGAACTCTGGAGGCAGTGGCGACATCGCCGGCGGGTCTGGTGCGGGTCATGCTGTTCTCAGCGTCGACCGCACTCCTCGGCACAACACTCGGATCCGCAGTGATGCTCGCATTGTTCTCGCTCGTCCTCGACTTTCCAGTCGATCTGGACCTTGCCTCGCTCCTGTACGCTGTAGCGATCACCATGATCTGCTTGGGCGGCTTCGGAATGGCGGGCTGCGGTGTCATTCTCGTGACGAAGAAGGGGGATCCCATCACCTGGATCATCGTCACGGCGATGACGCTGTTCTCCGGCGTCTTGTATCCGATCTCGATCCTGCCCACGTCGTTGCAGTACGTCTCCCATGCACTGCCGACCACGACGTCGTTGGAGCTCGTCCGCAGATCCCTGCTCGCTCAGGAAGGGCTGACCGCCACTGTCGTCGCCTCCTGGCCCGTGCTCCTATGGGCGGCGATCAGCGTGCCCGTCGGGTTCGGAGTCCTGCGATGGGGGCTCCGCGCGACCAGGGAGCGGGGGTCCCTTGCGCAGTTCTGA
- a CDS encoding ABC transporter ATP-binding protein, translating to MTDLPAIEMSDAVARFGPTTVLEPVNLTVPRRAAVPVLGPNGAGKTTLLRMVSGTVVPASGTVSVLGLCTRSEWRAVSRVVGSSFYPERAFYYRLTAVQNLRYFQSLAGSVGVPARHVRKAVLDRVGLGPVADVPFMALSLGQRKLLGVARALLLDPDVMVLDEPFANLDDLAREVVATVVTDRLREGKTTLFSTHQLADVQDFVTHAITVSAGVATCTEVGDSMAEEPGPVRVVRIWGHRRPDGDLSAIFATYEADIGEDCIALSVPTSVTLARVVAELEEAGLTVSSLEDSATVGVSR from the coding sequence ATGACCGATCTGCCGGCGATCGAGATGAGCGATGCCGTCGCACGGTTCGGACCGACGACGGTGCTAGAACCGGTCAACCTGACGGTACCGCGGAGGGCGGCCGTTCCGGTGCTCGGCCCCAACGGCGCCGGGAAGACGACCCTGCTGCGGATGGTCTCCGGAACGGTCGTCCCCGCGAGTGGCACGGTGTCGGTGCTCGGACTCTGCACGCGCTCCGAGTGGCGAGCCGTATCCCGCGTGGTCGGCTCCTCGTTCTATCCGGAACGTGCGTTCTACTACCGGTTGACCGCAGTGCAGAACCTGCGATACTTCCAATCACTGGCGGGGTCGGTGGGTGTCCCGGCGCGCCATGTTCGCAAGGCGGTACTCGATCGAGTCGGGCTGGGACCGGTCGCCGACGTCCCCTTCATGGCGCTCTCCCTCGGGCAGCGGAAGCTTCTCGGGGTCGCGCGGGCCCTGCTGCTCGACCCGGATGTGATGGTCCTCGACGAGCCGTTCGCCAATCTCGACGACCTGGCTCGAGAGGTGGTGGCCACCGTCGTCACCGATCGACTTCGCGAGGGCAAGACCACTCTCTTCTCCACGCATCAGTTGGCGGACGTCCAGGACTTCGTGACTCATGCCATCACAGTCAGCGCCGGTGTCGCCACCTGCACAGAAGTGGGCGATTCGATGGCTGAGGAACCAGGTCCGGTACGCGTCGTACGGATCTGGGGACACCGTCGACCGGACGGCGACCTGAGCGCGATCTTCGCGACGTACGAGGCGGACATCGGTGAGGACTGCATCGCGCTGTCCGTCCCTACTTCAGTCACACTCGCGCGGGTGGTTGCGGAGCTCGAGGAGGCCGGCCTGACCGTCTCGAGTCTGGAGGACTCGGCCACGGTGGGAGTGAGCCGATGA
- a CDS encoding lanthionine synthetase C family protein, with amino-acid sequence MTDTTVRPDQQPAEQPHRLAWEILERIRYIDSTHPPVYRHPTNSALDIEWEPLSFAYGDLGACLSLAAADALRPDDGWDVVAHRHLVRAVERYRPLTALGPGIFTGVGGLAFCLRSLSRDGTRYGEAIRSVENEVFSRGRALIDRCTAGSGLAPSDYDVISGLAGMVGYIMSSTAQEQPRLFGLADSAIAALADTALETADIGGFWTPGAQVSEFEAGNLPGLWAGYLNLGFAHGIAGVVSVLGQALDRGMGGSRVRPAVTKLADLLLASATTAEPRDVPYHLSWHEHHSHGVAESARSNPGLSRFAWCYGNPGTALALSNSESTRREYADEIGPLFEPGARSVDQLDIDNPSLCHGYAGLMLIDKWIGEAIPSATDGTVGDFALQALLGLIDRSQPLLVRNAQQGHPQIDSPGFLDGSGGAAVALLAITGADEPVGLRALSGRWT; translated from the coding sequence ATGACCGACACCACCGTTCGCCCTGACCAGCAACCCGCCGAACAACCACACCGACTCGCCTGGGAGATCCTCGAGCGGATCCGGTACATCGACTCCACGCACCCACCTGTCTATCGCCACCCCACGAACAGCGCACTGGACATCGAATGGGAGCCACTGAGCTTCGCTTACGGCGACCTCGGGGCATGCCTGTCCCTTGCGGCGGCCGACGCGCTCCGGCCGGACGACGGTTGGGACGTTGTGGCGCATCGGCATCTGGTCCGCGCTGTCGAGCGGTACCGGCCGCTGACCGCACTGGGGCCCGGCATCTTCACCGGGGTCGGTGGGTTGGCTTTCTGTCTGCGCAGCCTCTCACGCGATGGCACGCGTTACGGTGAGGCCATCCGTTCCGTCGAGAACGAGGTCTTCTCCCGTGGCAGGGCTCTCATCGACCGTTGCACTGCCGGCAGCGGACTCGCGCCGAGCGACTACGACGTGATCTCCGGTCTTGCCGGAATGGTCGGCTACATCATGTCATCCACTGCACAGGAGCAGCCTCGGTTGTTCGGTCTCGCCGATTCGGCGATCGCAGCACTGGCCGACACCGCACTCGAGACGGCCGACATCGGCGGGTTCTGGACCCCAGGTGCACAGGTCAGTGAATTCGAGGCCGGCAATCTCCCCGGCCTGTGGGCGGGGTATCTCAATCTGGGCTTCGCGCACGGTATCGCCGGGGTCGTCTCGGTACTCGGTCAGGCACTGGACCGCGGGATGGGCGGATCCCGGGTGCGGCCCGCGGTCACGAAACTCGCCGATCTGCTCTTGGCCTCGGCGACGACTGCAGAGCCACGAGACGTCCCCTACCACCTCTCCTGGCACGAACACCACTCGCACGGCGTCGCGGAATCCGCTCGCAGCAACCCTGGTCTGAGCCGATTCGCCTGGTGTTACGGCAATCCGGGTACAGCACTCGCACTGTCGAACAGTGAGAGCACCCGTCGCGAGTACGCTGACGAGATCGGACCTCTGTTCGAGCCGGGCGCGCGGTCGGTCGACCAACTCGACATCGACAACCCGTCTCTGTGCCACGGCTACGCCGGTCTCATGCTGATCGACAAGTGGATCGGCGAGGCGATCCCGTCCGCCACCGACGGCACCGTCGGTGACTTCGCCCTGCAAGCGCTTCTCGGACTGATCGATCGGTCTCAGCCACTCCTGGTGCGCAATGCGCAACAGGGTCATCCGCAGATCGATAGCCCAGGATTCCTGGACGGCTCCGGGGGTGCAGCGGTCGCCCTCCTCGCGATCACAGGGGCGGACGAGCCCGTGGGCCTGAGGGCCTTGTCCGGGAGGTGGACATGA
- a CDS encoding thiopeptide-type bacteriocin biosynthesis protein, producing MRTNLHVDPDITLRCAVRPVDAYPATKSSADRNDALAQLCELWTCSDLRAAVEVSSESLLATWASIVEGRETRERQIRKVWRSVLSYAIRSTTRATPFGLFGGIAVVPVVDGGEVLLDSGKHRAVVRSSSFHRKAVAANRAEELNGMVATNPSVHLKGGRYVVRLPSSGERTQVSIRATPPARSAVHMAREPISAAAIVQRLSADHPDVESEVVSAMVRGLIDSDVLIPIPGMSVVTARPEEGEAEFLFPREAVDRVRNLRSRAAKTRNAALVDIELAAGGGFPAELIANAAPVLDMLLRTTVIPHRSQRLHDFATRFGERFGHTLVPLRVAVDPDDGVGMPDFSADDPGTRAAADGKARLRARLIERARTSGSGSIELLDADLEDLDVDGDLVDSYDLFLHLERRGSRPVLTLTPVTSNFPAGRGIGRFTPGSEAAHRSASRQCEREVLRSPETVFAQLDYVSARDGVNDVSTTAQLYPAVLAANTWPRDAARTLQLSDVHLALVGDHVRLFLGDGTPLELRQPNMVSPESLPEILRLLVFLTWDGAVRPYWSWGGAEQALAHLPEVVFRDVVVSRQRWRYLGADKPTAAQVRDWTSRSGVSRYVYHGEFDNRLLLDLTCAGHLELLAAGIARGSTWVTEAPSPQDLGTTVDDAGRLHSTEVVVSIAAEPLPRTAVDYPVFDETLDGQRRIRPGGTWASLEFPVDLDDQNRILGAIGTAIGRDADWYYVRYNDRTGRDVLRLRCRSPLDELSILDLLADLRSAGEIGDLVITSHHLELERYGGIDRFAKHEKRFCAESRIIAEHIDRLPAPTEEDDEAGQRERIRGLAALVDGWLSATIGDEHRIHGVSRIALAGYESELGDEVHAIRRRVRGLQIEPETAQWLTDELCDMSSIDDPIAPLQSALHLFCNRLGMTRADEYAALWIRRTTALGDERREECR from the coding sequence ATGAGAACCAATCTCCATGTGGATCCCGACATCACCCTTCGGTGCGCGGTGCGCCCTGTAGACGCATACCCGGCGACCAAGAGCTCAGCGGATCGGAACGACGCACTCGCCCAGCTGTGCGAGCTATGGACCTGCTCCGACCTCCGCGCTGCGGTCGAGGTCTCCAGTGAGAGCCTGCTCGCCACCTGGGCATCGATAGTGGAAGGTCGGGAAACCCGCGAGCGACAGATCAGGAAGGTCTGGCGGAGTGTGCTGTCGTACGCGATTCGTAGCACCACGCGTGCGACACCCTTCGGCCTGTTCGGTGGAATCGCCGTCGTGCCGGTCGTCGACGGGGGTGAAGTGCTCCTCGACTCGGGGAAGCATCGGGCTGTGGTTCGCTCCTCGAGTTTCCACCGCAAAGCGGTCGCCGCGAACCGCGCCGAGGAATTGAACGGCATGGTCGCTACCAACCCGTCAGTGCACCTCAAAGGCGGTCGCTACGTGGTGCGGCTCCCGTCCTCGGGCGAACGGACCCAGGTGAGCATCAGGGCAACGCCTCCGGCGCGTTCCGCCGTGCACATGGCTCGCGAACCGATCTCCGCAGCGGCGATCGTTCAGCGCCTCAGCGCCGACCACCCCGATGTCGAATCCGAAGTCGTCTCTGCCATGGTCCGAGGGCTCATCGACAGCGACGTGCTCATCCCCATCCCCGGAATGTCCGTCGTGACGGCTCGTCCCGAGGAAGGCGAGGCGGAGTTCCTCTTCCCGCGAGAGGCCGTCGACCGCGTACGCAACCTGCGTTCTCGGGCCGCCAAGACACGCAACGCGGCGCTCGTCGACATCGAACTCGCCGCCGGGGGTGGATTCCCAGCAGAGCTGATCGCGAACGCCGCACCGGTTCTCGACATGCTGCTGCGAACGACTGTCATCCCGCACCGGTCCCAGCGGCTGCATGATTTCGCCACCCGGTTCGGAGAGCGCTTCGGCCATACGCTCGTGCCGCTGCGAGTCGCCGTGGATCCGGACGACGGCGTCGGAATGCCGGACTTCTCCGCCGACGACCCCGGCACCCGTGCGGCGGCCGACGGGAAAGCACGGCTGCGCGCCCGCCTCATCGAGCGCGCACGCACGTCGGGCTCCGGATCGATCGAGCTCCTTGACGCCGACCTGGAAGACCTCGATGTCGACGGCGATCTCGTCGACTCGTACGACCTGTTCCTCCACCTCGAGAGGCGCGGATCCCGTCCGGTGCTCACGCTGACGCCCGTGACCTCGAACTTCCCTGCCGGCCGCGGAATCGGGCGATTCACTCCGGGCTCCGAGGCAGCACACCGCTCCGCTTCGCGACAGTGCGAGCGCGAAGTGCTGCGTTCCCCCGAGACCGTGTTCGCGCAGCTCGACTACGTCTCCGCGCGGGACGGCGTCAACGACGTCAGCACCACGGCGCAGCTGTACCCCGCCGTCCTCGCTGCGAATACCTGGCCCCGCGATGCGGCACGCACCCTCCAATTGAGCGACGTCCACCTCGCGCTCGTCGGCGACCACGTTCGGCTCTTCCTCGGCGACGGGACACCGCTGGAACTGCGTCAACCGAACATGGTCTCCCCGGAATCACTCCCTGAAATACTCCGCCTCCTGGTCTTCCTCACGTGGGACGGTGCGGTTCGTCCGTACTGGTCCTGGGGCGGCGCGGAGCAGGCTCTCGCCCACCTGCCCGAGGTCGTCTTCCGGGACGTCGTCGTCAGCCGTCAGCGCTGGAGATACCTCGGCGCCGACAAGCCGACCGCGGCGCAGGTGCGCGACTGGACCTCTCGCTCCGGCGTCTCCCGCTACGTCTATCACGGTGAGTTCGACAACCGACTGCTGCTCGATCTCACCTGCGCGGGCCACCTCGAGCTGCTCGCCGCCGGTATCGCCCGCGGCTCGACGTGGGTGACTGAAGCACCGTCTCCGCAGGATCTCGGCACGACGGTCGACGACGCCGGGCGACTCCACAGCACGGAAGTGGTCGTCTCGATCGCGGCCGAACCGCTCCCGCGGACGGCCGTGGACTATCCCGTCTTCGACGAGACCCTGGACGGCCAGCGGCGTATCCGTCCCGGCGGAACCTGGGCATCGCTCGAGTTCCCGGTGGACCTCGACGATCAGAACCGCATACTAGGCGCGATCGGTACGGCCATCGGGCGCGACGCCGACTGGTACTACGTCAGATACAACGATCGTACCGGGCGGGACGTCCTCCGCCTGCGCTGCCGCTCACCGCTCGATGAACTGAGCATCCTCGATCTACTGGCCGACCTCCGCTCGGCAGGAGAGATCGGCGATCTCGTGATCACCAGTCACCACCTCGAGCTGGAAAGGTACGGCGGCATCGATCGATTCGCCAAGCACGAGAAGCGCTTCTGTGCCGAGTCTCGGATCATCGCCGAGCACATCGACCGACTTCCGGCACCGACGGAGGAGGATGACGAAGCCGGCCAGAGGGAGCGCATCCGCGGACTGGCTGCTCTCGTCGATGGGTGGTTGAGTGCCACCATCGGCGATGAACACCGCATCCACGGAGTCTCGCGAATCGCGCTCGCGGGATACGAGAGCGAGCTCGGTGATGAGGTGCATGCGATCCGCCGCCGTGTGCGGGGCCTGCAGATCGAACCGGAGACCGCTCAATGGCTGACCGATGAACTGTGCGATATGTCGAGCATCGACGACCCGATCGCACCACTGCAGAGTGCATTGCACCTGTTCTGCAATCGCCTGGGTATGACGCGAGCAGACGAGTACGCCGCGTTGTGGATCCGGCGCACTACCGCGCTCGGTGACGAGCGCCGAGAGGAATGCCGATGA
- a CDS encoding LLM class flavin-dependent oxidoreductase: protein MKISLVAPVVPAHPDQLLGAASLVQDRLYSRMWQGQSYGIDAIPTFAYLAGKGYRIPYGTAVSVSALTDPRRAAIESRSVAVLSGEPFYLGVGPGSARIRSLLGETGGPVAATEHYLATFRSELETAGDRTSLAYPIPSPEVRTAIGVLRPAMARLAGRVADAAISWMCTPEYIAEHVITPMAAEAAGHDRERPGVVAMMAAGVLADDRDPLLLAHAGVGRHAQEPHYRAVLERSGVPVSSDLHRSASALLDSGLFCYGTPAHIAKQVHRYRDAGVTEVALSLTSTAAVHGLSTAVDDLRAISVALESLQESE from the coding sequence ATGAAGATCTCGCTCGTAGCCCCCGTCGTACCAGCGCACCCCGATCAGCTACTGGGCGCGGCATCCCTCGTCCAGGATCGACTGTACTCCCGCATGTGGCAGGGTCAATCCTACGGCATCGACGCGATTCCGACCTTCGCGTACCTCGCAGGGAAGGGATACCGAATCCCCTACGGCACAGCGGTCTCGGTCTCGGCTCTCACGGATCCACGAAGGGCGGCGATCGAGTCCCGGAGCGTGGCAGTACTGTCCGGCGAACCGTTCTACCTCGGGGTCGGGCCAGGGAGTGCCAGGATCCGTAGCCTCCTCGGCGAGACCGGTGGCCCCGTCGCTGCGACTGAGCACTACCTCGCGACCTTCAGGTCCGAACTGGAAACCGCCGGCGACCGAACGTCACTCGCCTATCCGATACCCAGCCCCGAAGTCCGCACCGCTATCGGCGTCCTGCGTCCCGCAATGGCGCGGCTCGCGGGGCGCGTTGCAGACGCTGCCATCTCGTGGATGTGCACACCCGAATACATCGCCGAGCACGTGATCACGCCGATGGCAGCCGAGGCCGCTGGCCATGATCGCGAGCGCCCTGGCGTGGTGGCCATGATGGCGGCAGGAGTCCTCGCGGACGATCGGGACCCCCTACTCCTGGCGCACGCCGGCGTCGGACGACACGCTCAGGAGCCGCACTATCGCGCGGTCCTCGAGCGCAGCGGTGTACCCGTCTCGTCGGACCTGCATCGATCGGCGTCGGCCCTACTCGACTCGGGCCTGTTCTGCTACGGGACGCCCGCCCACATCGCGAAGCAGGTCCACCGCTACCGAGACGCGGGAGTCACCGAAGTCGCGCTGTCGCTGACCTCCACCGCCGCCGTTCACGGCCTGTCCACCGCCGTGGACGATCTTCGGGCGATCTCAGTCGCCCTCGAATCCCTTCAGGAGTCGGAATGA
- a CDS encoding LLM class flavin-dependent oxidoreductase — translation MRFGVVILPQYPWPEARRRWRTAEELGFDHAWTYDHLSWRTLADQPWGATVPLLTAAATATERIRLGTFVTSPNYRHPVPFAKDLAGVDEIAGGRLLLGIGSGGTGFDAFVLGQPELTPRERHDRFVEFTRDLDVLLRFEQDGPISFDGPRYRAVDARMVGEPAQAPRMPFVLAANGPKGVRLVAELGQGWATTGPDGDGGEAWWSRVADLTKRLDDALAEAGRDYDAVDRYLSIDSGGTYSLSSAAAADDAVGRAAELGFTDVIVHWPRDGEPYAGTEDALVAFAERHLP, via the coding sequence GTGCGATTCGGAGTGGTGATCCTGCCCCAGTACCCGTGGCCCGAGGCGCGCCGGCGCTGGCGCACGGCGGAGGAGCTCGGCTTCGATCACGCGTGGACGTACGACCACCTGTCCTGGCGCACGCTCGCCGATCAGCCCTGGGGCGCGACGGTCCCGCTGCTCACGGCCGCCGCCACCGCCACCGAGCGGATCCGGCTCGGCACCTTCGTCACGTCGCCCAACTACCGGCATCCCGTGCCCTTCGCGAAGGACCTCGCGGGGGTCGACGAGATAGCGGGCGGCCGGCTGCTCCTGGGGATCGGCTCCGGCGGCACCGGCTTCGACGCCTTCGTCCTCGGACAGCCCGAGCTCACCCCCCGCGAGCGGCACGACCGGTTCGTCGAGTTCACCCGCGATCTCGATGTGCTGCTGCGCTTCGAGCAGGACGGGCCCATCTCGTTCGACGGTCCGCGGTACCGCGCCGTCGACGCGCGCATGGTCGGCGAGCCGGCGCAGGCGCCGCGCATGCCGTTCGTGCTCGCGGCCAACGGCCCGAAGGGGGTGCGCCTCGTCGCCGAACTCGGGCAGGGCTGGGCCACCACCGGACCCGACGGTGACGGCGGCGAGGCCTGGTGGTCCCGCGTCGCGGACCTGACGAAGCGGCTCGATGACGCGCTGGCGGAGGCGGGCCGGGACTACGACGCCGTCGACCGCTACCTCTCGATCGACTCGGGCGGCACGTACTCCCTGAGCTCCGCCGCCGCGGCCGACGATGCGGTGGGCCGCGCCGCGGAACTCGGCTTCACCGACGTGATCGTGCACTGGCCCCGCGACGGTGAGCCCTACGCGGGCACCGAGGACGCGCTGGTGGCCTTCGCCGAACGGCACCTGCCGTAG